In a single window of the Spodoptera frugiperda isolate SF20-4 chromosome 19, AGI-APGP_CSIRO_Sfru_2.0, whole genome shotgun sequence genome:
- the LOC118280972 gene encoding UDP-N-acetylhexosamine pyrophosphorylase-like protein 1, with protein MSYDSIFENLNSHGQGHLLKYWPDLSEKERAQLLNDLKKIDFAEVNELFRRANDTSKVIQEKVEDLKPIPDSHYEAVPNLSNEKILEYENIGLKEISDGKVGVLLLAGGQATRLGFGHPKGMYDVGLPSRKTLFQIQAERIVRVQQMAAEKYGKEGKITWYIMTSEHTRGPTADYFRSHNYFGLNEEDIVYFEQGTLPCFDFEGKIFLDEKYHVSSAPDGNGGLYRALKNQGVLDDIAKRGVEHLHAHSVDNILIKVADPVFIGYCKSKNADCAAKVVQKSTPSEAVGVVCRVNGHYKVVEYSELTDEAAESRTADGRLTFSAGNICNHYFSSEFLTKICNFESKLKLHVAKKKIPYVDHEGIRQKPTEPNGIKMEKFIFDVFEFAENFICLEVARDVEFSALKNNDAAKKDCPSTAREDLLRLHRKYVREAGGIVEDNIDVEISPLLSYGGENLADLVSGEVFTISPYHLKSMQESVANGNGVNGSNGANGSNGTH; from the coding sequence ATGTCTTACGATAGCATTTTCGAAAACCTAAACTCTCACGGGCAAGgccatttattaaaatactggCCAGATCTTAGTGAAAAAGAGCGCGCACAACTAttgaatgatttaaaaaaaatcgatttcgCCGAAGTTAATGAATTGTTTCGCCGCGCTAACGATACGAGCAAAGTTATTCAAGAAAAAGTTGAGGATTTGAAACCTATACCGGATTCTCATTACGAAGCAGTGCCGAATTTGAGTAATGAGAAGATTCTGGAGTACGAAAACATCGGTTTGAAAGAAATTAGTGATGGAAAAGTCGGTGTTTTGTTATTGGCCGGTGGACAAGCGACCAGGCTTGGATTCGGGCACCCTAAAGGTATGTACGATGTCGGCTTACCATCAAGAAAAACTCTTTTCCAAATCCAAGCGGAGAGGATTGTCAGAGTGCAACAAATGGCCGCTGAGAAGTACGGAAAGGAGGGAAAGATTACCTGGTACATCATGACTTCGGAGCACACAAGGGGACCAACCGCTGACTACTTCAGAAGCCACAACTACTTCGGTCTGAACGAGGAAGATATTGTTTACTTTGAGCAGGGAACGCTCCCATGCTTTGATTTTGaagggaaaatatttttagatgaGAAATACCATGTTTCGTCAGCTCCAGATGGTAACGGAGGACTGTACAGAGCTTTGAAAAATCAGGGAGTGTTGGATGATATTGCGAAGAGAGGTGTAGAGCATCTTCACGCTCATTCGGTTGACAATATCCTTATTAAAGTTGCCGATCCAGTGTTTATTGGATACTGTAAGAGCAAAAACGCTGATTGTGCAGCTAAAGTCGTGCAGAAATCCACACCGAGTGAAGCTGTAGGCGTTGTTTGCAGAGTAAACGGTCACTACAAGGTAGTAGAGTACTCAGAGCTTACCGATGAAGCTGCAGAAAGCAGAACAGCCGACGGCAGACTCACATTCTCCGCAGGAAACATCTGCAACCACTATTTCTCATCAGAATTCTTAACAAAAATCTGCAATTTCGAATCGAAATTGAAACTCCATGTTGCCAAAAAGAAGATTCCCTACGTAGACCACGAAGGAATCCGTCAGAAGCCCACAGAACCTAATGGAATTAAGATGGAGAAGTTCATCTTTGACGTGTTCGAGTTTGCAGAGAACTTTATCTGTTTAGAAGTAGCGAGAGACGTTGAATTCTCCGCATTAAAGAACAATGATGCTGCTAAGAAAGACTGCCCGTCAACCGCAAGGGAGGACCTCCTGAGGTTACACCGCAAATATGTCAGAGAAGCCGGTGGTATTGTCGAAGACAACATTGATGTAGAGATCTCACCGTTGCTATCTTACGGTGGAGAAAATCTGGCAGACTTGGTCAGCGGAGAAGTCTTCACAATCAGTCCATACCATCTGAAGAGCATGCAGGAGTCTGTGGCCAACGGAAACGGAGTTAACGGATCCAATGGAGCCAACGGATCCAACGGTACGCATTAA